The Helianthus annuus cultivar XRQ/B chromosome 16, HanXRQr2.0-SUNRISE, whole genome shotgun sequence genome includes a window with the following:
- the LOC110887933 gene encoding uncharacterized protein LOC110887933 produces the protein MARANEPAKTLEDMLRACVMELGAKVGTVAYKQKLPEELSSVHDTFHVLNLKKCLSDETLVILVDKVCIDDKFHFIKEPVEVTDWKVQKLRRSRIKLVKVRWNSWCGRKLTWEREVQMKAKYHHLFEKIPAQDDSA, from the exons ATGGCCAGAGCAAACGAACCAGCCaaaacattagaagatatgcttcgtgctTGTGTGATGGAATTAGGAG CTAAGGTTGGTACCGTTGCGTACAAGCAGAAACTGCCGGAGGAACTCAGTAGTGTGCATGACACATTTCATGTGTTgaacctcaaaaagtgtctaTCGGATGAGACACTTGTCATTCTAGTAGACAAGGTCTGCATTGATGACAAATTCCATTTTATcaaagaacctgttgaggttacggactgGAAGGTCCAAAAGCTAAGGAGAAGTCGTATCAAActagtcaaagttcgttggaactcatgGTGCGGACGCAAgcttacttgggaacgtgaggttCAAATGAAAGCAAAATACCACCACCTATTCGAGAAGATTCCTGCTCAGGATGACTCTGCTTGA